The Streptomyces fungicidicus nucleotide sequence GCTCGTCATGCGCCGCTCCGTAACCTGAGAGACCGTCGGGTGCTGCTGAACTGCCCAGCATGCAGCATGGAAGCACGGCGCCGCACCACGGGGTCTCACCCCGTGGTGCGGCGGGCGCGGCGGATCAGAAGGACGCGAGGACGGAACCGGCGTACTTGTCCTCGATGAACTTCTTCACCTCGGGCGAGGTGAGGAGCTCGGCGAGCTTCTTCACGCGCGGGTCGTCCTCCTGGCCCTCCTTGACGGCGAGGAGGTTGTTGTTCGGGTTGCCCTCCGCCTTCTCCAGGACGAGGGCGTCGTCGGCGGGCTTGAGGTCGGCCTCGATCGCGTAGTTGCCGTTGACGACCGCCGCGTCGACGTCCTCGAGGGAGCGGGGCGTCTGGGCCGCCTCCAGCTCCTTGAACTTGAGGTTCTTCGGGTTCTTCGTGATGTCCTGGGGGGTCGCCGCGGTGCCGACGCCGTCCTTGAGGGTGAGCAGGCCGTTGGCGGCGAGCAGTTGCAGCGAGCGGCCCTCGTTGACGGTGTCGTTGGGGATGGCGATGGTGGCGCCGTTCTTCAGCGCGTCGGCCTTGTCGACCTTGTTCGAGTAGAGGCCGAGCGGCTCCAGGTGCACGTCGACGACGGACACGATGTGCGTGCCGTTCTTCTTGTTGAAGTCGTCGAGGTACGGCTGGGTCTGGAAGAAGTTGGCGCCGACCGAGCCGTCCTCGGTGGCCGTGTTCGGGGTGACGTAGTCGGTGAACTCCTTGACCTCGAGGTCGAGGCCGGCCTTCTCGGCGAGGTTGTCCTTGACGAAGGTCAGGATCTCGGCGTGCGGCACGGGGCTCGCGGCGACGATCAGCGGGCCGGAGGTGT carries:
- a CDS encoding MetQ/NlpA family ABC transporter substrate-binding protein, producing MRNTAKITTAVLAAGALTLGLTACGADKDSASDTSGPLIVAASPVPHAEILTFVKDNLAEKAGLDLEVKEFTDYVTPNTATEDGSVGANFFQTQPYLDDFNKKNGTHIVSVVDVHLEPLGLYSNKVDKADALKNGATIAIPNDTVNEGRSLQLLAANGLLTLKDGVGTAATPQDITKNPKNLKFKELEAAQTPRSLEDVDAAVVNGNYAIEADLKPADDALVLEKAEGNPNNNLLAVKEGQEDDPRVKKLAELLTSPEVKKFIEDKYAGSVLASF